One genomic window of Bacillus mycoides includes the following:
- a CDS encoding DUF2339 domain-containing protein — protein sequence MKEDLNKKIEALETAIETMQETLYELKAKQRKIEVDKVQQNVNKEKKEYIEAVSNEKLQEDVVKTRESMQEPEVKQVDISAFKPEPFNIIKFCQTWLPRIFVGIMLLGVIWLFKAGVDTGLLTPAIRVVFGIVLSAGLYYVGDIQIKRERQALGLVLAGGSITGIVLTTFAAHYLYEFIPASIAFICNIIWVVLGIYLAKRYKSEYLAIFVAVGAFFVPFLLNSTTPNTYIFFSYETILTISLLWYALRNRYKYLYMISYVVAAIVLFVFFAVMSILVENVQVQLTVVYGAIHLLLFWHMFSERSFIQEARLAIFSANAVFFILAISQIPEFTTWGLVISAFVHVVMFALEYRKNKHSVFTNLIFGFAMGSFSLAILYEYSLVNAAIVLLLQGFLGMVTAIKVKQNIKLYVSATIYAIGMVQTIFSPFDHFISAGFVAHIILIGTFYYCMRQAKEVLASFGKYVYSIALYSLMVIVFITITRIGEVLSTDGSIISVSVSLLWMVYALFAVWFGRYRQMNEILYAGLVVLVVTVGKLFLLDLPEVSMMIRAVLFLIVGSIGIVISRMFFSKEEK from the coding sequence ATGAAGGAGGATTTAAATAAGAAAATAGAAGCGCTCGAAACGGCAATTGAAACGATGCAAGAGACACTTTATGAATTGAAAGCGAAACAAAGAAAAATAGAAGTAGATAAAGTTCAACAAAATGTTAATAAGGAAAAGAAAGAATATATTGAAGCGGTAAGTAATGAAAAGTTACAAGAAGATGTAGTTAAGACGAGGGAGTCCATGCAAGAGCCAGAGGTGAAACAAGTAGATATATCTGCATTTAAACCAGAACCATTTAATATTATAAAGTTTTGTCAAACGTGGTTACCACGCATATTTGTCGGTATTATGCTACTTGGCGTTATTTGGTTATTTAAAGCAGGGGTAGATACCGGATTGTTAACACCAGCGATACGGGTTGTGTTTGGTATCGTACTATCTGCCGGTTTGTATTATGTAGGAGATATACAAATTAAAAGAGAGCGGCAAGCGTTAGGGTTAGTATTAGCTGGGGGAAGTATTACGGGAATTGTTTTAACAACGTTTGCGGCACATTATTTATATGAATTTATTCCTGCAAGTATAGCGTTTATTTGCAACATTATATGGGTTGTTTTAGGGATTTATTTAGCGAAAAGATATAAATCGGAATACCTCGCTATTTTCGTGGCGGTGGGAGCATTTTTTGTTCCTTTCTTGTTAAATAGTACGACTCCTAATACGTATATTTTCTTTAGTTATGAGACGATATTAACAATTAGTCTATTATGGTATGCATTGAGAAACCGTTATAAGTACTTGTATATGATTTCTTATGTTGTGGCAGCAATTGTCCTATTTGTCTTCTTTGCTGTTATGTCAATATTAGTAGAGAATGTGCAAGTACAGTTAACAGTTGTATACGGTGCAATTCATTTACTATTATTTTGGCATATGTTTTCGGAGAGAAGTTTTATACAAGAAGCACGATTGGCGATATTTAGTGCGAATGCAGTTTTCTTTATTTTAGCCATTTCTCAAATTCCTGAATTTACAACGTGGGGATTAGTTATAAGTGCATTTGTGCATGTTGTCATGTTCGCACTTGAATATAGGAAAAATAAACATTCTGTATTTACAAATCTAATATTTGGCTTTGCAATGGGGTCATTTAGTTTAGCGATTTTATACGAGTACAGTTTGGTGAATGCAGCAATCGTATTATTGTTACAAGGTTTCCTTGGTATGGTTACTGCTATTAAAGTAAAGCAAAATATTAAATTGTATGTAAGTGCAACGATTTATGCTATTGGAATGGTGCAGACGATTTTTAGCCCGTTTGATCATTTCATTTCGGCAGGATTTGTCGCTCATATTATTTTGATAGGAACGTTCTATTATTGCATGAGACAAGCGAAAGAAGTGTTAGCGAGTTTTGGTAAATATGTGTACTCTATAGCGCTCTACTCGTTAATGGTCATTGTATTTATTACAATTACTAGAATCGGTGAAGTTCTTTCTACAGATGGAAGTATAATTAGCGTATCTGTATCGTTATTATGGATGGTATATGCGTTATTTGCAGTTTGGTTTGGCCGTTATAGACAGATGAACGAAATATTATATGCTGGCTTAGTCGTATTAGTAGTAACAGTAGGGAAGTTATTCCTTCTCGACCTACCAGAGGTGTCGATGATGATCAGGGCGGTGTTATTCTTAATCGTTGGTAGTATAGGTATCGTTATTTCAAGAATGTTTTTCTCAAAAGAAGAGAAGTGA
- a CDS encoding helix-turn-helix transcriptional regulator, with the protein MAVSKIKVARVQLDLTQQQLAEKVGVTRQTISLIEKGKYNPSLDLCLKICYAVDKTLNDLFWEEKE; encoded by the coding sequence ATGGCTGTAAGTAAAATAAAAGTCGCGCGTGTTCAGTTAGATTTAACACAGCAACAATTAGCAGAAAAAGTAGGCGTTACAAGGCAAACGATTAGTTTAATTGAGAAGGGGAAATACAATCCATCTTTAGATTTATGTTTGAAAATTTGTTATGCGGTAGATAAAACATTGAATGATTTGTTTTGGGAGGAAAAGGAGTGA
- a CDS encoding NCS2 family permease — translation MFQLQKYNTSVKQEILAGITTFFTFAYILVINPKILSDAGVPFDQAFTATIIATVVGTLCMAFLANYPIVIAPAMGMNAYFAYSVVQQAEGITYVIAFSAVFVTGIIFLLLSFTSFRQKLIVAIPDSLKHAIAGGIGLFIAFIGLRLSGIIVDHPSNLVTIGDFHSPAVILTIVGLVLAAVLMVLRVSGALFISMIVTGIIAFFTGQLKFENNIVAMPHLPEGIIVSNPINAFSDVIQYGLYGVIFSFLLVLLFDTTGALLGLIKQAGLNTDNTEKRFGKAFIADAIGGTTGSIFGTSPTAATIESSAGIAAGGKTGLTGIVVVCLTIITAFFSPVIASLSSVAAITAPSLIIVGSLMAQSIRDINWNEFEDALPAFLIFIGIPLTSSIANGIAIGFLVYPILKIVKGKGMEVHPLLYLFTILFGCHLFL, via the coding sequence ATGTTTCAATTACAAAAGTATAACACTTCTGTGAAGCAAGAAATTTTAGCTGGCATCACAACTTTTTTTACATTTGCGTATATTCTTGTCATCAATCCGAAAATATTATCTGATGCAGGTGTACCATTTGATCAAGCATTTACAGCAACTATTATTGCGACAGTTGTTGGAACGCTATGTATGGCGTTTTTAGCTAACTATCCAATTGTTATTGCTCCAGCTATGGGAATGAATGCATATTTTGCTTACTCTGTTGTTCAACAGGCAGAGGGGATTACATATGTCATTGCGTTTTCAGCAGTATTTGTAACAGGTATTATTTTTCTTTTATTATCTTTCACCTCGTTTAGGCAAAAGCTAATTGTCGCAATTCCGGACAGTTTAAAACATGCAATTGCGGGTGGAATCGGATTATTTATTGCTTTTATCGGATTGCGACTTTCGGGTATTATCGTTGACCACCCATCTAACTTAGTTACAATCGGGGACTTTCATTCACCGGCTGTTATTTTAACAATAGTTGGTTTAGTGTTAGCGGCGGTATTAATGGTATTACGTGTTAGTGGTGCATTGTTTATTAGTATGATTGTGACAGGGATTATTGCTTTCTTTACAGGGCAATTAAAGTTTGAAAATAACATTGTCGCAATGCCACATTTACCAGAAGGAATTATTGTTTCAAACCCTATTAATGCATTTTCAGATGTAATTCAGTATGGATTATATGGGGTTATTTTTTCATTCTTACTTGTACTTTTATTTGATACAACAGGTGCGTTACTTGGTTTAATTAAACAAGCAGGTTTAAATACAGATAACACTGAAAAGCGCTTTGGTAAGGCGTTCATTGCAGATGCAATTGGCGGGACGACAGGTTCTATCTTTGGGACAAGCCCGACAGCAGCGACAATTGAATCGTCAGCTGGAATTGCGGCAGGTGGTAAAACTGGATTGACAGGTATTGTAGTCGTTTGTTTAACGATTATAACGGCATTCTTTAGCCCTGTTATTGCCTCTTTATCAAGTGTAGCAGCTATTACAGCTCCTTCTTTAATTATAGTAGGTAGCTTAATGGCACAAAGCATTCGTGATATTAATTGGAATGAATTTGAAGATGCATTACCGGCATTTTTAATTTTCATTGGTATTCCGTTAACATCTAGTATTGCGAATGGAATTGCAATCGGATTTTTAGTGTATCCAATTTTAAAAATCGTGAAGGGGAAAGGAATGGAAGTACATCCGTTACTATACTTATTTACAATTTTGTTTGGATGTCATTTATTCTTATAA
- a CDS encoding amino acid permease: protein MQQTNKSENLNRGLKQRHITLMSLGSAIGVGLFLGSASAIKLAGPSILLGYMIAGLVIFFIMRALGEMAIEQPVAGSFSKYANDYISPLAGYITGWNYWFLWVVTCMAEITAAGIYMQYWFPDIPRWTWALLALLLMSAFNFLSVKVFGELEFWFALIKIVTIICMIVIGFGIILFGFGNGGVATGISNLWEHGGWFPNGFSGLLLSLQMVLFAYLGVELIGVTAGEAQNPKKTLAKAIDNVFWRILIFYVGALFVMMAIYPWNELGEKGSPFVLTFQQIGIAKAAGIINFVVLTAALSSCNGGLFSTGRMLFTLAQQKKAPERFGRLNKNGIPSQGIIATAIVLLVGVILNYLVPAKVFTWLTSISTFGAIWTWGIILVAQIKFRKGLQTNKKDKLAYKMPLHPLSSYFSLGFLVLVLGIMAYSEDTRIALIVGPIWLIGLAIVYYMKGFHKIDESSNSKIS, encoded by the coding sequence ATGCAGCAAACAAACAAATCTGAAAATTTAAACCGTGGCTTAAAACAAAGGCATATTACTTTAATGTCTCTCGGTTCAGCTATTGGCGTTGGACTATTTTTAGGATCAGCTTCCGCTATTAAACTAGCTGGCCCATCTATTTTACTAGGCTATATGATTGCCGGACTCGTTATTTTCTTCATTATGCGCGCACTCGGAGAAATGGCAATTGAACAACCGGTTGCTGGCTCTTTTAGTAAATATGCAAATGATTACATCAGCCCACTAGCTGGGTATATTACAGGCTGGAATTACTGGTTTTTATGGGTTGTTACTTGTATGGCGGAAATTACAGCAGCAGGCATTTACATGCAGTACTGGTTCCCTGATATCCCGCGCTGGACTTGGGCATTACTAGCTCTTTTATTAATGAGTGCTTTCAACTTCTTATCTGTGAAAGTATTTGGAGAACTTGAGTTTTGGTTTGCTCTCATCAAAATTGTCACAATTATCTGTATGATAGTGATTGGCTTTGGTATTATTCTATTCGGATTTGGAAATGGCGGCGTTGCAACTGGTATTTCAAATCTTTGGGAACATGGGGGCTGGTTCCCAAATGGCTTCTCTGGATTATTACTTTCCTTACAAATGGTATTATTCGCTTATTTAGGAGTCGAACTTATCGGAGTTACAGCTGGTGAGGCTCAAAATCCGAAAAAGACACTCGCAAAAGCAATTGATAATGTATTTTGGAGAATTTTAATATTCTACGTTGGAGCTCTATTCGTTATGATGGCAATTTACCCTTGGAACGAACTTGGCGAAAAAGGAAGTCCCTTCGTGCTAACATTCCAGCAAATTGGTATCGCAAAGGCAGCGGGCATTATTAACTTTGTTGTTTTAACAGCAGCTCTTTCTTCTTGTAACGGTGGTTTGTTTAGTACAGGCCGTATGCTATTTACATTAGCACAACAAAAGAAAGCACCCGAAAGATTCGGTCGTTTAAATAAAAATGGTATTCCGAGTCAAGGAATTATCGCAACAGCAATCGTTTTACTCGTTGGCGTTATATTAAACTATCTTGTTCCTGCAAAAGTGTTTACATGGCTAACTAGTATTTCAACTTTCGGGGCAATTTGGACTTGGGGTATTATATTAGTCGCTCAAATTAAATTCCGTAAAGGGTTACAAACTAATAAAAAGGATAAGCTAGCATATAAAATGCCTTTACACCCATTGAGTTCATATTTCTCACTCGGCTTCCTTGTACTTGTACTGGGTATAATGGCCTATTCAGAAGATACACGAATCGCATTAATCGTCGGGCCAATTTGGCTTATCGGCTTAGCTATCGTGTATTATATGAAAGGTTTTCATAAGATTGATGAATCGTCTAATTCAAAAATTAGTTAA
- a CDS encoding DNA-binding protein: MKNKKWIQFSLATAITLSIGSSYIPSTYAESSVDPAPEIAAKVINQNNGKKVLFDNTHGQTAGTADWVIDGGFSDFGNGIAQNGYHVKELRKSTSITYDDLKNYNVFIVPEANIPYKKSEQDAMLQYVKNGGSIFFIADHYNADRNKNRWDSSEVFNGYRRGAWDNPAKGMSNEETTSQAMQGVESSDWLSDNFGIRFRYNALGDVSAKNIVSPAQSFGITTGVSSVAMHAGSTLAITNPKLAKGLVYLPENPSKWNNAVDSGVYNGGGVAEGPYAAISKVGLGKAAFIGDSSPVEDASPKYVREDSGQSKKTYDGYKEENDAVLLENIVNWLAKQETFTSLDQVSGLQLDAPTALQTFEQPSLSTEPQPEPWSAPSQGYQWFNTNTFKPGSYGYNSAVTTSDYVITHPSILPNNEVFQMKIQVNNLLPNTTYNNYSLGIFTTGGTQVAKVQNTNGTWPSSFGYSSAFSFITNSQGSAEKIVNVQLDPNTTGQATLRLRQNTTAKYSETVTINKK, translated from the coding sequence ATGAAGAATAAAAAATGGATTCAATTTTCTTTAGCAACAGCAATCACACTTAGTATAGGGAGTTCTTACATTCCGTCTACTTACGCCGAAAGCTCCGTAGACCCAGCTCCTGAAATTGCTGCAAAAGTTATAAATCAAAACAATGGTAAGAAAGTATTATTCGATAATACACACGGTCAAACGGCCGGGACAGCTGATTGGGTTATTGATGGCGGTTTTTCTGATTTCGGAAACGGCATTGCCCAAAACGGATATCATGTAAAAGAACTTCGTAAATCAACATCTATTACATACGACGATTTAAAAAATTACAATGTATTTATCGTTCCCGAAGCAAATATTCCTTATAAAAAATCTGAGCAAGACGCAATGTTACAATACGTGAAAAATGGCGGCAGTATTTTCTTCATTGCCGATCATTATAATGCAGATCGTAATAAAAACCGCTGGGACTCCTCAGAAGTGTTCAATGGATATAGACGCGGGGCATGGGATAATCCAGCAAAGGGAATGTCTAATGAAGAAACAACTTCACAAGCTATGCAAGGAGTAGAAAGCTCTGATTGGCTATCCGATAATTTCGGTATTCGCTTCCGTTACAATGCACTTGGTGATGTTTCAGCTAAAAATATTGTCTCACCTGCGCAATCATTCGGAATTACAACTGGCGTTTCATCTGTAGCAATGCATGCCGGCTCTACTCTTGCGATTACAAATCCAAAACTAGCGAAAGGCCTTGTATATCTTCCAGAAAATCCATCAAAATGGAATAACGCTGTTGATAGCGGCGTTTATAACGGTGGTGGCGTTGCAGAGGGGCCTTATGCTGCTATTTCGAAAGTTGGCCTTGGAAAAGCAGCCTTTATTGGTGATTCTTCTCCTGTTGAAGATGCCTCGCCAAAATATGTTCGTGAAGATTCAGGTCAATCAAAGAAAACTTATGATGGTTATAAAGAAGAAAACGATGCTGTTCTATTAGAAAACATCGTGAATTGGTTAGCGAAGCAAGAAACATTTACAAGCTTAGATCAAGTGAGTGGTTTACAGCTTGATGCACCTACAGCTCTACAAACATTTGAACAACCAAGCTTATCAACAGAACCACAACCAGAACCTTGGAGCGCACCAAGTCAAGGTTACCAGTGGTTCAATACAAATACTTTCAAACCAGGTTCATACGGCTATAACAGTGCAGTGACAACGAGTGATTACGTAATTACGCACCCTAGCATTCTACCAAACAATGAAGTGTTCCAAATGAAGATTCAAGTAAATAACTTATTACCAAATACAACATACAATAATTATTCTTTAGGTATCTTCACAACTGGCGGAACACAGGTAGCAAAAGTTCAAAATACAAATGGCACTTGGCCATCTTCTTTCGGATATAGCAGTGCATTCTCTTTCATCACAAATAGCCAAGGATCTGCTGAAAAAATTGTGAATGTACAACTTGATCCAAATACAACTGGACAAGCAACACTTCGTCTACGTCAAAATACGACAGCGAAATATAGTGAAACTGTAACGATTAATAAAAAATAA